One window from the genome of Octopus sinensis unplaced genomic scaffold, ASM634580v1 Contig00166, whole genome shotgun sequence encodes:
- the LOC115226859 gene encoding histone H2B-like: MSSKSASITKASKKATKKFASQREINSRRTASRKRRQETFSLYIYKVLKQVHPDIGITSKAISIMNNFVNDWFERISAESSRLAYINKRATITSRDIQTSVRLLLPGALSKHAISEGSKAVTKYMNSK; this comes from the coding sequence ATGTCTTCAAAATCCGCATCAATCACCAAAGCTTCGAAAAAAGCTACAAAAAAGTTTGCCAGCCAAAGAGAGATAAATTCACGACGAACTGCGTCGAGGAAGCGACGGCAAGAGACcttttctttatacatttataaagtaTTAAAACAAGTTCACCCAGATATTGGGATTACGTCAAAAGCCATTTCAATAATGAATAACTTTGTTAACGATTGGTTTGAGAGAATTTCGGCAGAATCTTCTCGCTTGGCCTACATCAACAAACGAGCTACCATCACGAGCAGAGACATTCAAACATCTGTGCGTCTACTCCTGCCTGGGGCATTGAGTAAGCATGCCATCAGTGAGGGTTCGAAGGCCGTTACGAAGTATATGaatagtaaataa